The Geobacillus stearothermophilus ATCC 12980 genome contains a region encoding:
- the adhE gene encoding bifunctional acetaldehyde-CoA/alcohol dehydrogenase: MAVDEKVLDQKKEVTKMIDTLVANAQKALKAFRDYDQEAIDHIVKQMALAGLDKHMYLAKLAIEETKRGVYEDKIIKNIFATEYIYHNIKYDKTVGVIRENEQEGIIEIAEPVGVIAGVTPVTNPTSTTMFKALISIKTRNPIIFAFHPSAQKCSSEAARILRDAAIAAGAPEHCIQWIETPSVEATQQLMHHPGVSLILATGGAGMVKAAYSSGKPALGVGPGNVPCYIEKTANIKRAVNDLILSKTFDNGMICASEQAVIIDKEIYDAVKNEMIANKCYFLNEEEKKKVEKLVINENTCAVNPNIVGKPAYEIAKMAGVDVPVDTKILVAELKSVGPQEPLSREKLSPVLACYKVNSTEEGLKRAEEMLEFGGLGHSAVIHSENQDVILEFGKRMKAGRIISNAPSSQGAIGDIYNAYIPSLTLGCGTFGGNSVSTNVGATHLINIKKLARRNVNMQWFKVPPKIYFEKHATQYLAKMPNISRAFIVTDPGMVKLGYVDKVLYYLRKRPDYVHCEIFSEVEPDPSIETVMKGADMMHAFQPDVIIALGGGSAMDAAKAMWLFYEHPNTDFNGLKQKFLDIRKRVFKYPKLGQKAQFVAIPTTSGTGSEVTSFAVITDKKNNVKYPLADYELTPDVAIVDPQFVMTMPKHITADTGMDVLTHAIEAYVSNMANDYTDGLALKAIQLVFEYLPRAYKNGNDEVAREKMHNASTIAGMAFANAFLGINHSLAHKLGAEFHIPHGRANTILMPHVIRYNATKPKKFVAFPKYEHFIADKRYAEIARILGLPARTTEEGVESLIQAIIKLAKELEMPLSIAETGVSKEEFESKVEQLAELAFEDQCTTANPKLPLVSDLADIYRQAYKGVE, encoded by the coding sequence ATGGCTGTTGATGAAAAAGTATTAGACCAAAAGAAAGAAGTTACAAAAATGATCGATACGCTCGTCGCGAATGCGCAAAAAGCGTTAAAAGCGTTTCGTGATTACGATCAAGAAGCGATTGATCATATCGTTAAGCAAATGGCGTTAGCTGGACTTGACAAACATATGTATTTAGCGAAGTTAGCGATTGAAGAAACAAAACGTGGCGTGTATGAAGATAAAATCATTAAAAACATTTTTGCGACAGAATACATTTATCATAACATCAAATATGATAAAACCGTCGGCGTTATTCGCGAAAATGAACAAGAAGGTATTATTGAAATTGCTGAGCCTGTTGGAGTCATCGCTGGGGTTACACCAGTAACAAACCCAACATCAACAACGATGTTTAAAGCGCTTATTTCAATCAAGACGCGCAATCCAATCATTTTTGCGTTCCATCCGTCCGCGCAAAAATGCAGCAGTGAAGCGGCACGCATTTTACGTGATGCAGCGATTGCGGCCGGTGCGCCAGAACATTGTATTCAATGGATCGAAACACCTTCCGTTGAAGCAACGCAACAACTTATGCATCACCCTGGTGTTTCGCTTATTCTTGCGACAGGTGGAGCAGGCATGGTCAAAGCAGCATATAGCTCAGGAAAACCAGCATTAGGGGTTGGACCTGGTAACGTACCTTGTTATATTGAAAAAACAGCAAATATTAAACGCGCGGTGAACGACCTTATTCTTTCAAAAACGTTTGATAACGGAATGATTTGTGCATCTGAACAAGCGGTCATTATTGATAAAGAAATATATGATGCGGTGAAAAACGAAATGATCGCAAACAAATGTTACTTTTTAAATGAAGAAGAAAAGAAAAAAGTCGAAAAGCTTGTCATTAATGAAAATACGTGTGCAGTAAACCCGAATATCGTCGGTAAACCAGCATATGAAATTGCAAAAATGGCCGGTGTGGACGTTCCAGTTGATACGAAAATTCTTGTCGCAGAATTAAAAAGCGTCGGTCCGCAAGAGCCGCTTTCTCGTGAAAAATTAAGTCCTGTATTGGCGTGCTATAAGGTGAATAGCACAGAAGAAGGGTTAAAACGAGCAGAAGAAATGCTTGAATTTGGTGGACTTGGCCACTCCGCTGTCATTCATTCGGAAAATCAAGACGTCATTCTTGAATTCGGTAAGCGAATGAAAGCAGGACGAATCATCTCTAATGCACCATCTTCACAAGGAGCGATCGGGGACATTTACAACGCATACATTCCGTCATTGACGCTCGGTTGCGGTACGTTTGGAGGCAACTCCGTTTCGACAAACGTGGGTGCGACACACTTAATTAATATTAAAAAATTAGCGAGAAGGAATGTAAACATGCAATGGTTTAAAGTTCCACCAAAAATTTATTTTGAAAAACATGCGACACAATATTTAGCGAAAATGCCAAACATCTCACGTGCCTTTATCGTTACAGACCCAGGTATGGTGAAGCTCGGCTATGTCGATAAAGTGTTATACTATTTGCGTAAACGTCCAGATTATGTGCATTGCGAAATTTTCTCAGAAGTTGAACCAGATCCATCAATTGAAACAGTGATGAAAGGTGCCGACATGATGCATGCGTTCCAGCCAGACGTCATCATCGCGCTCGGCGGTGGTTCGGCGATGGACGCGGCGAAAGCGATGTGGCTGTTCTATGAACATCCAAATACCGACTTTAATGGCTTAAAACAAAAGTTTTTAGATATTCGTAAACGCGTATTTAAATATCCAAAACTCGGTCAAAAAGCGCAATTTGTCGCGATTCCAACAACATCTGGTACAGGTTCAGAAGTGACATCGTTTGCGGTCATTACAGATAAGAAAAATAACGTCAAATATCCGCTTGCTGACTACGAGTTAACACCAGATGTCGCCATCGTTGACCCACAATTCGTCATGACGATGCCAAAACATATTACAGCGGATACAGGTATGGACGTATTAACACATGCGATTGAAGCGTACGTATCGAACATGGCAAACGACTACACAGACGGATTAGCACTAAAAGCCATTCAACTCGTCTTTGAATACTTGCCACGCGCATACAAAAACGGCAACGATGAAGTGGCGCGCGAAAAAATGCATAACGCATCAACGATTGCCGGTATGGCATTCGCGAACGCATTTTTAGGCATTAACCATAGTTTAGCGCATAAACTTGGCGCAGAATTCCATATTCCGCACGGACGTGCGAACACGATTTTAATGCCGCACGTCATTCGTTATAACGCGACAAAACCGAAGAAATTTGTAGCGTTCCCTAAATATGAACATTTTATCGCGGATAAACGCTATGCGGAAATCGCACGCATTTTAGGATTGCCAGCACGCACAACGGAAGAAGGAGTCGAAAGCCTCATTCAAGCGATTATCAAGCTTGCAAAAGAGCTTGAAATGCCATTAAGCATCGCGGAAACAGGCGTCAGCAAAGAAGAGTTTGAAAGCAAAGTCGAACAACTTGCTGAACTAGCTTTTGAAGATCAATGTACAACAGCCAACCCAAAATTACCATTAGTCAGCGACCTTGCCGACATTTATCGCCAAGCGTATAAAGGGGTTGAATGA
- a CDS encoding IS4 family transposase has protein sequence MNKHTTLPNLMQKLVSDEEIQLIAEAVGYRDSSRTFTLRELIHFFLLAAMHQWKSFRHGADVGPLYGLPRFHYSTVYKKAKEVPYDIMKRLLALIISKCNRQTRRSLRFPKPLRVVDSTTVTVGKNRLPWAPYHGERAGVKLHVAYSPEFSLPADVVETTGLRHDGPVGEQLTNAQQVLVEDRAYFKIERLDRFVEQHQLFVIRMKDNIELHQKKSLNRLPSASSSVQADFTCQLGTKQYRSTKRHRVVIFRDANGRDIRVVTNLFHASAETIADMYQQRWTVEIFFRWVKQYLNVPTLFGTTENAVYNQLFAAFIAYVLLRWLYDQTKKQTNVSLSFISFVRRFFSGQLPLDWKSGRAAALFEYAQIYGRRMYNFG, from the coding sequence ATGAACAAGCATACCACACTCCCGAATTTGATGCAAAAACTTGTTTCGGATGAAGAGATTCAACTGATTGCCGAAGCGGTTGGGTATCGTGATTCGTCTCGAACCTTTACGTTGCGCGAGTTGATTCACTTCTTCCTGCTGGCCGCCATGCATCAATGGAAAAGCTTTCGCCACGGAGCCGATGTGGGGCCTCTGTATGGATTGCCGCGATTCCATTATTCAACTGTATACAAGAAAGCGAAAGAAGTTCCCTATGACATCATGAAACGCTTGTTGGCGTTGATCATTTCCAAGTGCAACCGCCAAACCCGCCGTTCGCTTCGGTTTCCCAAACCGCTTCGGGTGGTGGATTCGACGACCGTCACGGTCGGGAAAAACCGCCTGCCATGGGCGCCGTATCACGGCGAACGCGCCGGAGTGAAGCTGCACGTCGCGTATTCGCCGGAATTCTCGTTGCCGGCAGACGTGGTGGAAACGACCGGGCTGCGTCACGATGGCCCGGTGGGAGAACAGTTGACGAACGCTCAACAAGTGCTGGTGGAAGACCGGGCGTATTTCAAAATCGAACGCCTCGATCGATTTGTAGAGCAGCATCAGCTGTTTGTCATTCGGATGAAGGACAACATCGAACTTCATCAGAAAAAAAGCTTGAACCGCCTTCCGAGCGCATCCTCATCGGTTCAAGCCGACTTCACGTGCCAGTTGGGAACGAAACAATACCGCTCCACCAAGCGTCACCGGGTGGTGATCTTTCGAGATGCGAATGGCCGCGACATTCGGGTCGTGACGAACCTCTTCCATGCATCTGCGGAAACCATTGCCGACATGTACCAACAACGTTGGACTGTTGAGATCTTTTTCCGTTGGGTGAAGCAATATCTGAATGTCCCGACCTTGTTTGGCACGACGGAAAATGCGGTATACAACCAACTGTTTGCGGCGTTCATCGCGTATGTGTTGCTGCGATGGCTGTATGATCAAACCAAAAAACAGACGAACGTCTCTCTTTCCTTCATTTCGTTCGTTCGCCGTTTTTTCTCTGGGCAGCTTCCTCTCGATTGGAAATCCGGGAGGGCCGCTGCTTTGTTTGAGTATGCCCAAATTTATGGAAGGCGTATGTATAATTTTGGATAA
- a CDS encoding Rpn family recombination-promoting nuclease/putative transposase yields the protein MAIDHDRLFKELIQTFFEEFLLLFFPDIHEHIDFRHLSFLSEELFTDVTAGEKYRVDLLVETKLKGEDGLIIVHVENQSYVQPSFPERMFIYFSRLFEKYRTRIVPIAVFSYEALREEPSVFSIEFPFGDVLQFRFFPVELRKKHWRDYIRHDNPIAAALLGKMGYTESEKIELKKEFLRMLVRLELDEARQRLLLGFFETYVKLSEEEEQQLQREVKAMETKEREKVLELIISYEQKGRKQGLEEGIKQGMKQGMEQGMKQGMKQGMKQLIRNMARKGMKAEDIARLVDLPEEDVWELLEE from the coding sequence ATGGCCATTGACCATGACCGATTGTTCAAAGAGCTGATTCAAACGTTCTTCGAAGAGTTTCTCCTTCTCTTTTTCCCCGACATCCACGAGCATATCGATTTCCGCCATTTGTCCTTTTTGTCCGAAGAACTGTTTACCGATGTCACGGCAGGTGAAAAATACCGCGTCGATCTATTGGTCGAGACGAAGCTGAAAGGGGAAGACGGGCTGATCATCGTTCATGTGGAGAATCAAAGCTACGTGCAGCCATCGTTTCCAGAGCGCATGTTTATCTATTTCAGCCGTTTGTTTGAAAAATACCGCACCCGCATCGTTCCGATCGCTGTCTTCAGCTATGAGGCCCTTCGCGAGGAACCGTCCGTGTTCTCAATCGAGTTTCCCTTTGGCGACGTGCTGCAGTTTCGCTTTTTCCCCGTGGAGCTGCGCAAGAAACATTGGAGAGACTATATCCGGCATGACAATCCGATCGCGGCTGCCCTCCTTGGCAAAATGGGGTATACTGAAAGTGAGAAAATCGAGTTAAAAAAAGAGTTTTTGCGCATGTTGGTGCGATTGGAGCTGGATGAGGCGAGGCAGCGGCTCTTGTTGGGCTTTTTTGAAACATATGTGAAGCTGTCGGAGGAGGAAGAGCAACAACTGCAAAGAGAGGTGAAGGCGATGGAAACGAAAGAAAGAGAAAAAGTGTTGGAGCTGATCATTTCCTATGAGCAAAAGGGAAGGAAACAGGGGTTGGAAGAAGGGATCAAACAAGGTATGAAACAGGGAATGGAACAAGGAATGAAACAAGGAATGAAACAAGGAATGAAACAGCTGATCCGCAACATGGCGCGCAAAGGAATGAAGGCGGAAGACATTGCTAGGTTGGTGGATCTTCCAGAGGAAGATGTTTGGGAATTGCTTGAAGAGTAG
- a CDS encoding DUF3368 domain-containing protein — protein MSRVTVNSTPIIGLSIVGQLTLLSELFDEVYVPEAVYQEIVHNHAPRHYGKEELKRLVSEGVFRLYHVKNRSLVESLYGKFHAGELEVIIGAKELGAQVVVMDEHAARSLSKQFLLRPIGTIGVLILGKKNRKIAEVKPLLDTLLENGFYLSQRLYREALSLAEETP, from the coding sequence ATGAGTAGGGTTACGGTTAATTCTACACCGATTATAGGTCTGTCGATCGTTGGTCAATTGACTCTTTTGTCTGAACTATTTGATGAAGTATATGTTCCGGAAGCTGTCTATCAAGAAATTGTTCATAACCATGCCCCACGCCATTATGGAAAAGAGGAGCTCAAACGATTGGTCAGCGAGGGGGTGTTTCGACTATACCATGTAAAAAATCGCAGCCTTGTTGAAAGTTTATATGGAAAATTCCATGCCGGGGAGTTAGAAGTTATTATTGGAGCGAAAGAACTTGGTGCTCAAGTCGTTGTGATGGATGAGCATGCTGCCAGATCATTGTCGAAACAATTCCTTTTACGGCCTATCGGTACAATCGGAGTTTTGATTCTGGGAAAGAAAAACAGGAAAATAGCGGAAGTCAAGCCGCTGTTAGACACTTTGCTTGAAAATGGATTTTATCTCTCCCAACGTCTCTATCGAGAGGCGTTGTCGTTGGCAGAAGAAACGCCGTAA
- a CDS encoding UPF0175 family protein — protein MAMDYFQVNLPKEFLSAINELEGNTVEAKIKLSLAIGLFVGKQVTLAKAAELAGKPLGEFIDVLRSKAIPWMEYTEEHIKDDWDTVQKLSKENRDHNE, from the coding sequence ATGGCCATGGACTATTTTCAGGTGAACTTGCCGAAAGAGTTTTTGTCCGCCATTAATGAATTGGAAGGCAACACAGTTGAGGCAAAAATAAAGCTTTCATTGGCGATTGGTTTGTTTGTTGGAAAACAGGTGACGTTGGCGAAAGCGGCTGAATTGGCAGGAAAACCCTTAGGGGAATTTATCGATGTATTGCGTTCGAAGGCGATTCCTTGGATGGAATATACGGAGGAACACATCAAAGATGATTGGGACACGGTGCAAAAATTGAGCAAAGAAAATAGGGATCACAATGAGTAG
- a CDS encoding YceI family protein produces MTTFQLDKAHSSVAFQVRHMMISKAKGEFTNFDVEVEGDINELESLKIKATIDAASIDTKNADRDNHLRSADFFDVENYPTITFVSESVRKLSDTEYEVTGKLTIRGVTRTETFKVEYNGQVKNPLTGGISVGFDVEGTINREDYGLVWNVALETGGFLVGKEVKILASFEFALS; encoded by the coding sequence ATGACAACATTCCAACTCGACAAAGCGCACAGCTCTGTCGCCTTCCAAGTAAGACATATGATGATCTCCAAAGCAAAAGGGGAATTCACCAACTTTGACGTTGAGGTCGAAGGCGACATCAACGAACTCGAGTCGCTGAAAATCAAAGCGACGATCGATGCCGCCTCGATCGACACGAAAAACGCCGACCGTGACAACCATCTCCGCTCGGCCGACTTTTTCGATGTCGAGAACTATCCAACCATTACGTTTGTCAGTGAATCCGTGCGCAAGCTGTCCGACACGGAATATGAAGTGACCGGGAAGCTGACGATCCGCGGCGTGACGAGAACGGAAACGTTCAAAGTCGAATACAACGGCCAAGTGAAAAACCCGCTCACCGGCGGCATCTCGGTCGGTTTTGATGTCGAAGGAACGATCAACCGCGAAGACTACGGATTGGTATGGAACGTCGCACTCGAAACCGGCGGATTCCTTGTCGGGAAAGAAGTCAAAATCCTAGCCAGCTTCGAATTTGCCTTGAGCTGA
- a CDS encoding 4a-hydroxytetrahydrobiopterin dehydratase: MRLAEEEVQALLEKADGWKLTDERWIVKKYRFQDYLQGIEFVRRIAAISENANHHPFISIDYKLITVKLSSWRAKGLTKLDFDLTKQYDEVYEQMKQGGGE, from the coding sequence ATGCGGCTAGCGGAAGAGGAAGTGCAAGCGCTGCTTGAAAAAGCGGACGGCTGGAAGTTGACGGATGAACGATGGATTGTGAAAAAATACCGTTTCCAAGACTACTTGCAAGGCATTGAATTCGTCCGGCGCATCGCCGCGATTTCGGAAAACGCCAACCACCACCCGTTCATTTCGATCGACTACAAGCTCATTACCGTGAAACTGTCTTCATGGCGGGCGAAAGGGCTGACGAAGCTCGATTTTGACTTGACGAAGCAGTATGATGAGGTGTACGAACAGATGAAGCAGGGGGGAGGGGAATGA
- a CDS encoding Uma2 family endonuclease, producing the protein MDVKPPERQKERYTYQDYVKWDGRWELINGVPYNMAPAPSFVYQSIVGEWYVALRAFCREKGCAVVMAPFDVRFDEQADYEQTKHVVQPDISVICDQSKIGSRGCDGPPDLVVEVLSPSTALKDRNEKYKLYEQFGVKEYWIVDPLHRTVEVYGRGEKGYEKRSVFGEGDVLVSFLFADLTVSLAGIFQNIEGEG; encoded by the coding sequence ATGGACGTGAAGCCGCCTGAGCGGCAAAAGGAACGATATACGTATCAAGATTATGTCAAGTGGGACGGACGGTGGGAGCTGATCAACGGCGTACCTTACAACATGGCACCGGCCCCTTCATTTGTCTACCAGTCGATCGTCGGTGAATGGTATGTCGCTTTGCGGGCATTTTGTCGTGAAAAAGGATGTGCGGTTGTCATGGCGCCGTTTGATGTGCGGTTCGATGAACAGGCCGACTATGAACAAACCAAGCATGTCGTGCAGCCAGACATCTCCGTCATTTGCGATCAAAGCAAAATCGGCAGCCGAGGCTGCGATGGGCCGCCTGACTTGGTGGTGGAAGTGCTTTCGCCGAGCACTGCGCTGAAAGATCGGAACGAAAAATATAAGCTGTACGAACAGTTTGGCGTCAAGGAATATTGGATCGTCGACCCGCTGCATCGGACGGTGGAAGTGTACGGCCGCGGTGAGAAAGGGTATGAGAAGCGGAGCGTCTTTGGCGAAGGCGATGTGCTCGTCTCGTTTTTGTTCGCTGATTTGACGGTTTCGCTGGCTGGCATATTTCAAAATATAGAGGGTGAGGGATAA
- a CDS encoding lipase-like domain-containing protein: MERCHARVQSLLENGSQEEREYAKEHNVSLSPLFEGGHRFVLSVTTIATPHDGTTLVNMVDFTNRFFDLQKAVLEAVAVASNAPYTSEIYDFKLDQWGLRRQPGESFDHYFERLKRSPVWTSTDTARYDLSVPGAETLNRWVKASPNTYYLSFSTERTYRGALTGNYYPELGMNAFSAIVCAPFLGSYRNAALGIDDRWLENDGIVNTVSMNGPKRGSSDRIVPYDGALKKGVWNDMGTYNVDHLEIIGVDPNPSFDIRAFYLRLAEQLASLRP, from the coding sequence ATGGAACGCTGCCATGCCAGAGTGCAGTCACTCCTGGAGAACGGAAGCCAAGAAGAGCGGGAGTACGCCAAGGAGCACAACGTGTCGTTGTCGCCGTTGTTTGAAGGCGGACATCGTTTTGTGTTGAGCGTGACGACCATCGCCACCCCTCATGACGGAACGACGCTTGTCAACATGGTTGATTTCACCAATCGCTTTTTTGACTTGCAAAAAGCGGTGCTGGAAGCGGTGGCTGTCGCCAGCAACGCGCCGTACACAAGCGAAATATACGATTTTAAGCTCGACCAATGGGGACTGCGCCGCCAGCCAGGCGAATCGTTCGACCATTATTTTGAACGGCTCAAGCGCTCCCCTGTCTGGACATCGACCGATACCGCCCGCTACGATTTATCCGTTCCCGGGGCTGAGACGTTGAATCGATGGGTGAAAGCCAGCCCGAATACGTATTATTTGAGCTTTTCTACCGAACGGACGTATCGAGGAGCTCTGACAGGCAACTATTATCCCGAACTCGGAATGAACGCATTCAGCGCGATTGTCTGCGCCCCGTTTCTCGGTTCGTACCGCAATGCGGCGCTTGGCATTGACGACCGCTGGCTTGAAAACGATGGCATTGTCAATACGGTTTCCATGAACGGTCCAAAACGTGGATCAAGTGATCGGATCGTACCGTATGACGGGGCGTTGAAAAAAGGAGTTTGGAATGATATGGGGACGTACAACGTCGACCATTTGGAAATCATCGGCGTTGACCCGAATCCGTCATTTGATATCCGCGCCTTTTATTTGCGGCTTGCCGAGCAACTGGCGAGTTTGCGGCCTTAA
- a CDS encoding CBO0543 family protein, translating into MAAFHHGLVRMVGYSSFMRASRRAYVTSALLASWTGTYLDLYFVGKGLYAFPKRPFPSVFSIDIFFTAVVLPLGTVFFLALMERLSRLGRMGLIAALSALAAALEAKAETYGLFTHTAE; encoded by the coding sequence ATGGCAGCGTTCCATCACGGCCTCGTACGGATGGTGGGCTATTCTTCTTTCATGCGCGCTAGCCGCCGCGCCTACGTGACTTCAGCGCTGCTTGCGTCTTGGACGGGGACGTATTTGGATTTGTATTTCGTGGGAAAAGGGCTGTATGCGTTCCCGAAACGGCCCTTTCCTTCTGTCTTTTCGATCGATATTTTCTTTACGGCCGTCGTTCTTCCGCTCGGCACCGTCTTCTTTCTTGCCCTCATGGAGCGGCTTAGCCGCCTTGGGCGCATGGGGCTCATCGCTGCATTGTCGGCATTGGCGGCCGCATTGGAGGCCAAAGCCGAGACGTACGGTTTGTTCACCCACACGGCCGAATAG
- a CDS encoding rhamnogalacturonan acetylesterase translates to MRRKKAAFLCLAVIAASVALIAQPDTDGKASKTGGRAVITIYLAGDSTVAAAPRSRAPRAGWGEMLDDWFDDNVMVKNMAASGRSAKSFVEEGRLSRILREMKKGDYLFIQFGHNDEKVNDPARYTEPFTSYQSYLKRYIDGARTKGATPVLITPVERRRFSADGRALNSHGLYPAAMKALGEREHVPVIDLTAKSRQRFEQLGPEQTKQLFLWLAPGEHANYPHGIEDNTHFHKRGAKEIARLVVEGIMELNLPLRRHLIRSPEREHAPSR, encoded by the coding sequence TTGAGAAGAAAAAAAGCCGCATTCCTTTGCTTGGCTGTTATCGCCGCCAGCGTTGCCCTCATCGCCCAACCGGACACGGATGGAAAAGCATCCAAAACGGGCGGACGGGCCGTCATAACGATCTACTTGGCAGGCGATTCGACCGTCGCCGCCGCCCCCCGCTCCCGCGCTCCTCGGGCCGGATGGGGTGAAATGCTCGATGATTGGTTTGATGACAACGTCATGGTGAAAAATATGGCCGCTTCCGGCCGCAGCGCGAAAAGTTTTGTCGAAGAAGGACGGCTCTCCCGTATTTTGCGGGAAATGAAAAAAGGGGATTACTTGTTCATCCAATTCGGTCACAACGATGAAAAGGTGAACGATCCGGCACGCTACACCGAACCATTCACCTCCTACCAATCATACTTGAAACGGTATATTGACGGCGCCCGCACGAAAGGAGCAACCCCTGTCCTCATCACTCCGGTCGAGCGGCGGCGCTTTTCTGCCGACGGACGAGCGCTCAACTCGCATGGACTTTATCCTGCAGCCATGAAGGCGCTTGGGGAGAGAGAGCACGTTCCCGTCATCGATTTGACGGCAAAAAGCAGACAACGGTTTGAACAGCTCGGCCCGGAACAGACGAAACAGCTGTTTCTATGGCTTGCGCCCGGCGAGCATGCAAATTATCCGCACGGAATCGAAGACAACACGCATTTTCACAAACGAGGAGCGAAAGAAATCGCCCGGCTAGTCGTCGAGGGGATTATGGAGCTCAACCTCCCCCTCCGCCGCCACCTCATCCGTTCACCGGAACGGGAACATGCGCCAAGCCGCTAG
- a CDS encoding CapA family protein produces MNGWTKGKNAALLCMASVFLFSCSNAADRGIEEVLAAPNELAGQTIEHPPLPSPIDKMVIASASAKQAAPNPNEVRITISAAGDVTLGRDENYGYAYSFDEEAKKHGLRYFTKYIEPIFKKDDFTTVNLETTLTTSTRKASKTFRFRGHPSYAKILTYGGIEAVNLANNHTYDYLQKGYNDTIASLKKEKIGYFGRTLRLMKTVKGIQVGALGYEGWSNTSTLRKQIANDIRTLRKQGADIILVHFHWGVERSYVPNSTQKVLGRFAIDSGADLVVGHHPHVVQGIEEYKGKFIVYSLGNFMFGGNKNPSDKDTFVFQQVFSFQNGKRTAKKEIRVIPFRISSVTTRNNYQPMPLAGGEAARVKRKIVSLSAKIKKPTWTAYEVK; encoded by the coding sequence ATGAACGGATGGACGAAGGGGAAAAACGCGGCGCTTCTGTGTATGGCGTCCGTCTTTTTATTTTCCTGCAGCAATGCGGCTGATCGCGGCATCGAGGAAGTGCTGGCAGCGCCAAACGAACTGGCGGGGCAAACCATCGAGCATCCACCGCTGCCGAGTCCGATCGATAAGATGGTGATAGCGTCAGCCTCTGCCAAACAAGCGGCGCCGAACCCGAACGAAGTGCGCATCACCATCAGCGCGGCGGGCGATGTGACGCTCGGGCGCGATGAAAATTATGGCTATGCGTATTCGTTTGATGAAGAAGCGAAGAAGCACGGCTTGCGCTATTTTACGAAATACATTGAGCCGATCTTCAAAAAGGACGATTTTACGACCGTCAATTTGGAAACGACGCTGACGACCTCGACGCGCAAGGCAAGCAAGACATTTCGTTTCCGCGGCCACCCGAGTTATGCGAAAATCTTAACTTATGGCGGCATTGAGGCGGTGAATTTGGCCAATAATCATACATACGATTATTTGCAAAAAGGATATAACGATACGATCGCCAGTCTAAAAAAAGAAAAGATCGGTTATTTCGGCCGTACGCTTCGGCTCATGAAAACGGTCAAAGGCATTCAAGTCGGGGCGCTCGGCTATGAAGGTTGGAGCAATACCAGCACGTTGCGCAAGCAAATCGCCAACGATATTCGCACGCTTCGGAAACAAGGAGCCGACATCATTCTAGTCCATTTCCACTGGGGAGTGGAACGAAGCTATGTGCCAAACAGCACGCAAAAGGTGCTCGGCCGCTTTGCGATTGACAGCGGCGCCGATTTGGTCGTCGGCCATCACCCGCACGTCGTGCAAGGGATCGAGGAGTACAAAGGCAAATTTATTGTCTACAGTTTAGGGAATTTTATGTTTGGTGGAAACAAAAACCCGAGCGACAAAGATACGTTTGTTTTCCAGCAGGTGTTTTCTTTTCAAAACGGCAAGCGGACAGCCAAAAAAGAAATCCGCGTCATCCCGTTTCGCATTTCATCGGTGACGACAAGGAACAACTACCAGCCGATGCCGTTAGCGGGAGGGGAAGCAGCCCGAGTGAAACGGAAAATTGTTTCGCTGTCGGCTAAAATCAAAAAGCCGACTTGGACCGCGTACGAGGTCAAATGA
- a CDS encoding helix-turn-helix domain-containing protein, whose amino-acid sequence MKRLNITDNHGWTPWKLRKQERKIKNAHLRQRVMAVRLVMEGYLGKDVASMVNVCRQTVSHYVSLFNEGGLELLLHRDFAPGREPFLTEEQQEEIKHLVLTTTPAELGWDIASADSQRALPGSSHRLGAG is encoded by the coding sequence ATGAAACGTCTCAACATCACCGACAACCATGGATGGACGCCCTGGAAACTCCGCAAGCAGGAACGGAAGATCAAAAACGCCCATCTCCGCCAACGTGTGATGGCCGTCCGCCTGGTCATGGAAGGCTATTTGGGCAAAGACGTGGCCTCCATGGTCAACGTGTGCCGCCAAACCGTTTCCCATTATGTGTCGCTGTTTAACGAAGGGGGCCTGGAACTCCTGCTTCATCGGGATTTTGCCCCTGGGCGAGAGCCGTTTCTCACCGAAGAACAGCAGGAAGAGATCAAACACCTTGTGTTGACCACGACACCCGCGGAGCTGGGCTGGGACATCGCTTCGGCGGATTCTCAAAGAGCGTTACCCGGATCGTCTCATCGTCTTGGTGCTGGATAA